A genomic segment from Polyangium mundeleinium encodes:
- a CDS encoding beta-propeller domain-containing protein: MRSFLNRGPTARTAGLLTALLFVAGQGCATNTGDGEENTAESKEAAKGPTSFLSADRPNYQFTWGEEEEEEEEEEEEEEEEEQELEEGDIFRVMNNGTLLNLNWYRGLQVIDVSDVSEPKIVGQLQVGGSPVEMYVDGTRAIILMNDWYGYKGRPNSLEVDSTSGSTVMLVDISTPSKPVVLSQYAVPGYIQTSRYANGATQDALFVASSYYNWFINDQGYWEWILGSTVKSFDVGQTAMTEKSELPLGGYVSAIHAENEVLLVAREKDWWSSHQSDVAVIDISDNSGTMVKRDEVTVNGYVRSQFHMDYRNDQLRIFSGPQWGWGQHSYLQTFDATNLDNVTPIDTVPFGADMNLFAAVFLDDRAFAVTYRNYDPFHAFSIDPNGHAVEKSEFIVSGWNDFFRPAFDNTRLVGIGVDDQNGRKLAVSLYNITDLENPNPLVAREEVQGEDHGWNWSEANWDHRAFSVLHNAVNVTAPTGETETGLVLLPFAGYKYVNGSYSYESAVQIFTFSPTTITRRGLMDHPDSVRRTFKLDATNGANLSETQLRIWDQSNLDAPEKVGELGVAPDYTKVWVYDNYRARLRGPDSDDYWYWYDQNAKAKIDIIRNNEPVDTGTPVATIEVPANASYYQVDDLLVAVHGKWATWPTFETTIEVWDLSNPKKPAKAGQLVTTELPSNYYYYGDYYGSGNVVGKKSLGFVETSTVQSDPVAMEYCYAYTYYWSTSCRGQEGCTYFTGSRDCRTINGQAEYCSGGFAQCTDHANAETTCVPADWSQVEAQQQGYSYCYGTEYEAALFRTKAQLKLVNLSNPNHPTLLAPINLTPGQDEEFVAASGHDDDIYVTIKKPASVPGDARTYARYFLKQIDLKKPAQPKVEAGINVPGTLLSKDGSTIFTRDPVWGQQDIIETAVSKLKLQGNKAELENKHHFADRSVNALFIDKGGRPVVSHNLVWEPYSYYTSQNDRFSILKPKSGNNNTFQVLSNVKRPAGASLISVAERRAFFSLNSGVLMADLDDPTTPTSTAFFPGQNWYFSVTPVIDDDEVLIPAGRYGVHEADLDTYNLLTTGN; encoded by the coding sequence ATGCGCAGCTTTTTGAATCGTGGTCCCACGGCACGAACGGCGGGTCTCTTGACCGCGCTCTTGTTCGTGGCTGGGCAAGGATGCGCCACGAATACGGGCGACGGGGAAGAGAATACGGCCGAGAGCAAGGAGGCCGCAAAGGGACCGACCTCGTTCCTGTCGGCCGATCGGCCGAACTACCAGTTCACGTGGGGCGAAGAGGAGGAAGAAGAGGAGGAGGAAGAAGAGGAGGAGGAGGAAGAGGAGCAGGAGCTCGAGGAGGGCGACATCTTCCGTGTCATGAACAATGGCACCCTCCTGAACCTCAACTGGTATCGCGGCCTGCAGGTGATCGACGTCAGTGACGTGTCCGAGCCCAAGATCGTCGGCCAGCTCCAGGTGGGCGGCTCGCCGGTCGAGATGTACGTCGACGGGACACGCGCGATCATCTTGATGAACGACTGGTACGGCTACAAGGGCAGGCCGAACAGCCTCGAGGTCGACAGCACCTCGGGCAGCACCGTCATGCTCGTCGACATCTCGACTCCGTCGAAGCCCGTGGTGCTCTCACAGTACGCCGTGCCGGGCTACATCCAGACGAGCCGTTACGCGAACGGCGCGACGCAGGACGCGCTCTTCGTCGCCTCGAGCTACTATAACTGGTTCATCAACGATCAGGGCTACTGGGAGTGGATCCTCGGCAGCACCGTGAAGAGCTTCGACGTCGGCCAGACGGCCATGACGGAGAAGAGCGAGCTGCCCCTCGGCGGCTACGTCTCGGCCATCCACGCGGAGAACGAGGTGCTCCTCGTGGCGCGCGAGAAGGACTGGTGGTCATCGCACCAGAGCGACGTCGCGGTCATCGACATCTCCGACAACAGCGGCACGATGGTCAAGCGCGACGAGGTGACGGTCAACGGCTACGTCCGGTCGCAATTCCACATGGACTACCGGAACGATCAGCTCCGGATCTTCTCGGGCCCGCAATGGGGCTGGGGCCAGCATAGCTACCTCCAGACGTTCGACGCGACGAACCTCGACAACGTCACGCCGATCGACACGGTGCCCTTCGGCGCGGACATGAACCTCTTCGCCGCGGTCTTCCTCGACGATCGGGCGTTCGCCGTGACGTACCGGAATTACGATCCGTTCCACGCCTTCTCGATCGATCCGAACGGCCACGCCGTGGAGAAGAGCGAGTTCATCGTCTCCGGCTGGAACGACTTCTTCCGGCCCGCGTTCGACAACACGCGCCTCGTCGGCATCGGTGTCGACGATCAGAACGGCCGCAAGCTCGCCGTCAGCCTCTACAACATCACGGACCTCGAAAACCCGAACCCGCTGGTCGCGCGTGAAGAGGTGCAGGGCGAGGACCACGGCTGGAACTGGTCCGAGGCGAACTGGGATCACCGCGCGTTCAGCGTGCTCCACAACGCGGTGAACGTGACGGCGCCGACGGGCGAGACCGAGACGGGCCTCGTGCTCCTGCCCTTCGCCGGCTACAAGTACGTGAACGGCTCCTATTCGTACGAGTCCGCCGTCCAGATCTTCACGTTCTCGCCGACGACGATCACGCGTCGCGGCCTCATGGACCATCCGGATTCGGTCCGCCGCACGTTCAAGCTCGACGCGACGAACGGGGCGAACCTGTCCGAGACGCAGCTCCGCATCTGGGATCAATCGAACCTCGACGCGCCCGAGAAGGTCGGCGAGCTCGGCGTGGCGCCGGATTACACGAAGGTCTGGGTGTACGACAATTACCGCGCGCGCCTGCGCGGCCCGGACAGCGACGATTACTGGTACTGGTACGATCAGAACGCGAAGGCGAAGATCGACATCATCCGGAACAACGAGCCCGTCGACACCGGCACGCCCGTGGCGACGATCGAGGTCCCGGCGAACGCGAGTTACTACCAGGTGGACGATCTGCTCGTCGCCGTCCATGGCAAGTGGGCCACCTGGCCGACCTTCGAGACGACCATCGAGGTCTGGGACCTCTCGAACCCGAAGAAGCCGGCCAAGGCGGGTCAGCTCGTCACGACGGAGCTGCCGTCCAATTACTACTACTACGGCGACTATTACGGTAGCGGCAACGTCGTCGGGAAGAAGTCGCTCGGGTTCGTCGAGACAAGCACCGTCCAGAGCGACCCAGTCGCGATGGAATATTGCTATGCGTACACGTACTACTGGTCGACGTCCTGCAGGGGCCAGGAGGGCTGCACGTACTTCACGGGCTCGCGCGACTGCCGGACGATCAACGGCCAGGCCGAGTACTGCAGCGGTGGCTTCGCGCAGTGCACCGATCACGCGAACGCGGAGACGACCTGCGTCCCGGCCGACTGGTCACAGGTAGAGGCACAGCAGCAGGGCTACTCGTATTGCTACGGGACCGAGTACGAGGCGGCGCTCTTCCGCACGAAGGCGCAGCTCAAGCTCGTGAATCTCTCGAACCCCAACCACCCGACGCTCCTCGCGCCGATCAACCTGACGCCCGGGCAGGACGAGGAGTTCGTCGCGGCGAGCGGACACGACGACGACATCTACGTCACCATCAAGAAACCGGCGTCCGTGCCCGGCGACGCGCGCACCTACGCGCGGTACTTCCTGAAGCAGATCGACCTGAAGAAGCCCGCGCAGCCGAAGGTCGAAGCCGGAATCAACGTGCCCGGCACGCTCCTCTCGAAGGACGGCTCGACGATCTTCACGCGGGACCCCGTCTGGGGCCAACAGGACATCATCGAGACCGCCGTCTCGAAGCTGAAGCTCCAGGGCAACAAGGCCGAACTCGAGAACAAGCACCATTTCGCGGACCGGTCCGTGAACGCGCTGTTCATCGACAAAGGTGGCAGGCCAGTCGTGTCGCACAACCTCGTGTGGGAGCCCTACAGCTACTACACGAGCCAGAATGACCGGTTCAGCATCCTCAAGCCGAAGAGCGGCAACAACAATACGTTCCAGGTCCTGTCGAACGTGAAGCGCCCGGCTGGCGCGAGCTTGATCAGCGTCGCCGAGCGCCGCGCGTTCTTCTCGCTGAACAGCGGCGTTCTCATGGCGGATCTGGACGATCCGACGACGCCGACGTCCACGGCATTCTTCCCGGGTCAGAACTGGTACTTCAGCGTCACGCCGGTCATCGACGACGACGAGGTGCTGATCCCGGCGGGTCGTTACGGCGTGCACGAGGCCGATCTCGACACGTACAACCTGCTGACGACCGGCAATTAA
- a CDS encoding glycoside hydrolase family 76 protein, translated as MRQKSLISIAWFSALASAAALSWFGAAGCQRDGAKGSEASPAPSGAVSAAPAPDKKKARVRGPDLHDERFDAKITENLPKVPDPKITGPDNTGAPLDNQVFRDRVLGFARKIAAVEKEGETVACDIPVTSSKTFRAVVWGYREGVQVARGESSDASLCVALKEATRRAVAAGGGTKDALGTTRLAIELPDHGMSILEHEGKGLELDHGLVPLRSFDKALLTKRIDEGQAYLLRVLDAEHKGAHKYYYAPADTFEPELHTIYTASTGFTLLKLHAMKKDKSLLDQTKSAAEFLLSMQSRDERDHTAGGFFYTLDLKRGRPERKLVVGTTSKTIFTLLELHALTKEAKYMDAARKAGDWLISMQLPTGAVRASLSQHEGGPWAVQAKESTLYTGQVLSALSRLHRATKDTKYLDAAATTAMFLAQKVEKNGCYVGDEYRKPNPISSSWLVLSLLDFAKSTGDKRIEDLVFRCSRDLLGRQWKRAEDAYRHGRWKGSLSSSGTGWLAEVMSEVFLFCRDKGKENCDGYKDAVVAAVRQIMQYTYGPENDFVVKNPKAAAGGVFWSVRERYVRTDSVCHAMNAYINILPFLADGALVELPEMPLSQRLAFDADADDKTAEAEDRAGGGEGEAEDEAPMSRAEDPNEEGVRKGSRRGPLNGNPEEGPRPRLPKGLRPPGPRGPRPPGPPPGMQQ; from the coding sequence ATGCGGCAAAAAAGCCTCATTTCGATCGCCTGGTTTTCGGCGCTTGCTTCTGCGGCGGCACTGTCATGGTTCGGCGCAGCGGGCTGCCAGCGCGACGGCGCGAAGGGGAGCGAGGCATCGCCGGCCCCGAGCGGCGCGGTGAGCGCGGCGCCGGCGCCCGACAAGAAGAAGGCGCGCGTCCGCGGGCCGGACCTGCATGACGAACGCTTCGACGCGAAGATCACCGAGAACCTGCCGAAGGTGCCGGACCCGAAGATCACGGGCCCCGACAATACGGGCGCGCCCCTCGACAACCAGGTCTTTCGGGATCGCGTGCTCGGCTTCGCGAGAAAGATCGCGGCGGTCGAAAAGGAAGGCGAGACCGTCGCATGTGACATCCCCGTGACGTCCTCGAAAACATTCCGCGCGGTCGTGTGGGGATATCGCGAAGGCGTGCAGGTGGCGCGCGGGGAATCCTCGGATGCGTCTCTCTGCGTGGCGCTCAAGGAAGCCACGCGGCGCGCCGTCGCGGCAGGCGGCGGGACGAAGGACGCGCTCGGCACGACACGGCTCGCCATCGAACTGCCGGATCACGGCATGTCGATCCTCGAACACGAGGGCAAGGGGCTCGAGCTCGATCACGGCCTCGTCCCGCTCCGCTCGTTCGACAAAGCGCTGCTCACGAAGCGTATCGACGAAGGGCAGGCGTATCTCCTGCGCGTGCTCGACGCCGAGCACAAGGGAGCGCACAAGTACTATTACGCCCCGGCCGACACCTTCGAGCCTGAGCTCCACACCATTTACACGGCCTCGACGGGCTTCACGCTGCTCAAGCTCCACGCGATGAAGAAGGACAAGAGCCTGCTCGACCAGACGAAGAGCGCGGCCGAATTCCTCCTTTCGATGCAGAGCCGCGACGAGCGCGATCACACCGCGGGCGGGTTCTTCTACACGCTCGACCTCAAGCGCGGCAGACCCGAGCGAAAGCTGGTCGTCGGCACGACGTCGAAGACGATCTTCACGTTGCTCGAGCTGCACGCGCTGACGAAGGAAGCGAAGTACATGGACGCCGCCCGCAAAGCCGGGGATTGGCTCATTTCGATGCAGCTCCCCACGGGCGCGGTGCGCGCGTCGTTGAGCCAGCACGAGGGCGGGCCGTGGGCGGTGCAGGCGAAGGAGTCGACACTTTATACCGGGCAGGTCCTCTCGGCGCTCTCGCGTCTGCACCGCGCGACGAAGGACACGAAGTACCTCGACGCCGCCGCGACGACGGCGATGTTCCTCGCGCAGAAGGTCGAAAAAAACGGCTGCTACGTCGGCGACGAGTACCGCAAGCCGAACCCGATCTCGAGCTCGTGGCTCGTCCTCTCGCTGCTCGATTTCGCCAAGTCCACCGGCGACAAACGCATCGAGGACTTGGTCTTCCGTTGCTCGCGTGATCTCCTCGGGCGGCAGTGGAAGCGGGCCGAGGACGCCTACCGGCACGGGCGCTGGAAGGGCTCGCTTTCGAGCAGCGGCACGGGCTGGCTCGCCGAGGTCATGAGCGAGGTGTTCCTGTTCTGCCGGGACAAGGGCAAGGAGAACTGCGATGGCTACAAGGACGCCGTGGTCGCCGCCGTCCGGCAGATCATGCAATACACCTACGGCCCCGAGAACGATTTCGTGGTGAAGAACCCGAAGGCCGCCGCGGGCGGCGTGTTCTGGAGCGTGCGGGAACGGTACGTCCGGACAGACTCGGTTTGTCACGCGATGAACGCGTACATCAACATCCTGCCGTTCCTCGCGGACGGCGCGCTGGTCGAGCTGCCCGAGATGCCGCTCTCGCAGCGGCTCGCGTTCGACGCCGATGCCGACGACAAGACGGCCGAGGCCGAGGATCGGGCCGGCGGCGGCGAGGGCGAGGCCGAGGACGAGGCGCCGATGTCCCGCGCCGAGGACCCGAACGAAGAGGGCGTGAGGAAAGGCTCGCGCCGGGGACCGCTGAATGGAAACCCGGAGGAAGGGCCGAGGCCACGTTTGCCCAAGGGGCTCCGGCCTCCGGGCCCCCGGGGCCCCAGGCCGCCGGGGCCGCCGCCGGGAATGCAGCAGTAA